A genomic segment from Phragmites australis chromosome 6, lpPhrAust1.1, whole genome shotgun sequence encodes:
- the LOC133922363 gene encoding U-box domain-containing protein 4-like, with the protein MAAPASASSPVEFLLRRPPPRRRRPPLAGAFFAPTGLAGAPLLGALASLASSLLGAPRPPSQRRNLDALMRRLALLSSLLDSLLADAPGGGFSDAANLCFRELYVVLFRADLLVSYVASAGRAWALLRGAHLASSFHDLDAELAVVLDVLPAASLLLSRDAAEHLDLLRARCRRRAPGQYHDPAEAALRDRLLAAPRQFELGQPPDPSNLQSLLAHIGISDAASCRAEIEYLEEQILSQEEDTDLPLIGGVVALLRYCLFSLFDPGNTKAPRVWQSAGNRQRLLSWSSSDDSSFSVPKEFSCPISLDLMRDPVVVSTGQTYDRPSIIQWIEEGHSTCPNSGQALADNRLVPNRALCSLISLWCAVHGFQFDSQESNEGMMDCVAMSCSSKAAIEANKATARILVRMLAEGSDNTKAVAAREIRLLAKTGKQNRAFIAELGAIPLLCRLLLSSDWMAQENAVTALLNLSIYEPNKTRIMEQEGCLWLIVSVLKNGWTTEAKENAAATLFSLSVVHDYKKMIMNEPGAVEELACMLTKGTPRGRKDAVMALFNLSTHPESSGRMLESSAILGLIESLRNDTVSEEAAGALALLMKQPSIVHLVGSSETVITSLVGLMRRGTPKGKENAVSALYEICRRGGSMLVQRVARIPGLNTVIQNITLTGTKRARKKASLIVKMCQRSQIPSAMVLGSSLAVVDHSLVGNNTLRRAASFSSGELSNPMSISVPVP; encoded by the coding sequence ATGGCCGCGCCGGCGTCGGCCTCGTCGCCGGTCGAGTTCCTGCTCCGACGcccgccaccgcggcggcggaggccgcCGCTGGCCGGCGCGTTCTTCGCCCCCACGGGGCTCGCCGGCGCGCCCCTGCTCGGGGCGCTCGCGTCGCTCGCGTCGTCCCTACTGGGCGCCCCGCGCCCGCCGTCGCAGCGCCGGAACCTCGACGCGCTCATGCGGAGGCTCGCGctgctctcctccctcctcgacTCGCTCCTCGCCGACGCACCGGGGGGCGGCTTTTCCGACGCCGCCAACCTCTGCTTCCGCGAGCTCTACGTCGTGCTCTTCCGCGCTGACCTGCTCGTGTCCTACGTTGCCTCCGCTGGCCGCGCGTGGGCGCTGCTCCGGGGGGCCCACCTCGCGTCTTCCTTCCACGACCTCGACGCTGAGCTCGCCGTCGTCCTCGACGTGCTCCCCGCCGCCTCGCTCCTACTCTCGCGGGACGCGGCCGAGCACCTCGACCTCCTCCGCGCCCGCTGCCGCCGTCGCGCGCCAGGCCAGTACCACGACCCCGCCGAGGCCGCTCTCCGCGACCGCCTCCTCGCTGCCCCCCGCCAGTTCGAGCTCGGCCAGCCGCCTGACCCCTCCAATCTCCAATCCCTCCTCGCCCACATCGGCATCTCCGACGCTGCTTCTTGCCGCGCCGAAATCGAGTATCTGGAGGAGCAAATCTTGAGCCAAGAAGAGGACACCGACCTTCCCCTCATCGGTGGCGTCGTCGCCTTACTCCGGTACTGCCTCTTCTCCCTGTTCGACCCCGGCAACACAAAGGCGCCGCGTGTTTGGCAGTCAGCGGGCAACAGGCAGCGGCTGCTCTCGTGGAGCAGCAGCGACGACAGCTCCTTCTCGGTGCCCAAGGAGTTCTCGTGCCCGATTTCATTAGATTTGATGCGCGACCCCGTCGTGGTGTCCACCGGGCAGACGTATGACCGGCCGTCGATCATACAGTGGATCGAGGAGGGGCATTCAACCTGCCCCAACTCCGGGCAGGCCCTTGCTGACAACCGGCTTGTGCCAAATCGTGCGCTCTGCAGCTTGATTTCACTGTGGTGTGCGGTGCATGGCTTCCAATTTGATTCGCAGGAGAGCAACGAGGGGATGATGGATTGTGTCGCCATGTCATGCAGCAGCAAGGCAGCAATTGAGGCGAACAAGGCAACAGCAAGGATTTTGGTCAGGATGCTGGCGGAGGGGTCGGATAACACAAAGGCGGTTGCTGCTAGGGAAATTCGGTTGCTGGCGAAGACTGGGAAGCAAAACCGGGCATTCATCGCTGAATTGGGTGCTATCCCATTGCTCTGCAGGTTGCTGTTGTCATCGGATTGGATGGCACAGGAGAATGCTGTGACAGCGCTGCTCAATCTATCGATCTATGAGCCAAACAAGACACGGATTATGGAACAAGAGGGTTGCTTATGGCTTATTGTCAGTGTGTTGAAGAATGGAtggacaacagaggccaaggagaaTGCTGCAGCAACACTCTTCAGTTTATCTGTGGTCCATGATTACAAGAAGATGATCATGAATGAGCCAGGGGCTGTGGAGGAGCTGGCTTGTATGCTGACCAAAGGGACGCCAAGGGGGAGGAAAGATGCAGTGATGGCGCTTTTCAACCTCTCAACACATCCAGAAAGCTCAGGTCGGATGCTCGAGTCATCTGCAATTTTAGGTTTAATCGAGTCACTGAGGAACGACACTGTGTCCGAGGAAGCTGCTGGAGCTCTGGCTCTGCTGATGAAGCAGCCTTCCATCGTGCATCTTGTTGGAAGCTCTGAAACTGTGATCACTAGCCTTGTTGGATTGATGAGGCGGGGAACTCCAAAGGGCAAGGAGAACGCAGTGTCAGCTTTGTATGAGATATGCCGTCGAGGTGGGTCAATGTTGGTACAGAGAGTGGCAAGAATACCGGGGTTGAACACGGTAATACAGAACATCACGCTCACTGGAACAAAGCGCGCCAGGAAGAAAGCGAGCTTGATTGTCAAGATGTGTCAGAGGAGCCAAATTCCATCAGCAATGGTACTAGGGAGTTCCTTGGCAGTGGTTGATCATTCATTGGTAGGGAACAACACATTGAGGCGTGCTGCGAGCTTCAGCAGTGGGGAGTTGTCAAACCCCATGTCAATTTCAGTGCCTGTGCCCTAG